In one Pseudomonadales bacterium genomic region, the following are encoded:
- a CDS encoding KamA family radical SAM protein — protein sequence MNKRPATSDALMTEEDEPPSPRPATNPLLISVRNATIHTGPHVHRDIPAGFDRSRVRGRTPKESRRVKLFRRAHYPTVTDSEWNDWRWQSRHRVRNLAQLEGLIELSADERKALSEAGSMLPLGITPYYMSLMDPVDAGEALRRTVIPTTREFLRLPGEADDPLGEDGHSPVPGLVHRYPDRVLFLALDFCTTYCRYCTRSRVVGHGELAPSEARLEAMFSYIRAHSEIRDVLISGGDPLSLADDKLDHILGKLREIPHVEFIRIGTKMPAVLPQRITPNLVRILRKHHPIWMSLHFLHPSECTWESFTACARLSDAGIPLGSQTVLLKGVNDSVPVMKDLMHRMLLMRVRPYYLYQCDPISGSAHFRTSIQTGLDIIEGLRGHTTGYGVPTYVVDAPGGGGKIPLQPRYLVGRDGDDVVLRNYEMHEYRYRDVQGVAGG from the coding sequence GTGAACAAACGACCTGCGACGTCCGACGCTCTGATGACGGAGGAAGACGAACCTCCCTCGCCCAGGCCGGCGACAAACCCTCTCCTCATTTCCGTCCGCAATGCTACCATCCACACCGGTCCGCACGTCCACCGGGACATCCCGGCCGGTTTCGATCGCTCCAGAGTGCGGGGCCGCACCCCCAAAGAAAGCCGCCGTGTGAAGCTGTTCCGGCGCGCCCACTATCCGACTGTCACAGACTCTGAATGGAACGACTGGCGCTGGCAGTCCCGCCATCGCGTCCGCAATCTTGCCCAGCTCGAGGGACTCATTGAGCTTTCTGCGGATGAGCGCAAGGCGCTCTCCGAAGCTGGCTCGATGCTGCCCCTCGGCATCACGCCCTACTACATGAGCCTTATGGATCCGGTGGATGCCGGGGAAGCGCTGCGTCGCACGGTCATCCCGACAACGAGAGAGTTCCTTCGCCTGCCCGGTGAGGCAGACGACCCGCTGGGGGAGGACGGCCACAGCCCGGTGCCGGGGCTCGTGCATCGCTATCCGGACCGGGTGCTGTTCCTGGCGCTGGATTTCTGCACGACCTACTGCCGCTACTGCACCCGCTCCCGGGTGGTCGGACATGGTGAACTGGCGCCTTCTGAGGCACGCCTCGAAGCGATGTTCTCCTATATCCGCGCGCATTCCGAGATTCGCGATGTGCTCATATCCGGCGGCGATCCGCTGTCCCTGGCGGATGACAAGCTCGACCACATCCTCGGCAAACTGCGGGAAATTCCCCATGTGGAATTCATCCGCATCGGCACCAAGATGCCGGCCGTGCTGCCCCAGCGCATCACACCGAATCTGGTCCGCATCCTGCGCAAGCATCACCCGATCTGGATGAGCCTGCACTTTCTGCACCCGTCCGAGTGCACGTGGGAGTCATTCACGGCCTGTGCGAGACTGTCCGATGCCGGAATTCCCCTGGGTTCGCAGACCGTGCTGCTCAAAGGGGTGAATGACAGTGTGCCGGTGATGAAGGATCTGATGCACCGCATGCTGCTGATGCGGGTTCGTCCTTATTATCTCTATCAGTGCGATCCGATTTCCGGCTCGGCACATTTCCGCACCAGCATCCAGACCGGTCTGGACATCATCGAAGGCCTGCGAGGTCACACAACAGGGTATGGTGTACCGACCTATGTGGTGGATGCACCTGGCGGTGGCGGCAAGATCCCGCTGCAGCCCCGGTATCTGGTGGGTCGTGATGGTGACGATGTGGTTTTGCGCAACTACGAGATGCACGAGTACCGCTATCGGGACGTGCAGGGCGTAGCGGGGGGTTGA